Proteins encoded in a region of the Spirochaetota bacterium genome:
- a CDS encoding FIST C-terminal domain-containing protein, whose translation MDESPVHIIKTDPSLAGLSSEVFQFPAGSSPLAIAFISPHLDFSDVVSRLMGHAGNTPLVAVSTAGELCSINQGEQLYCPTGQSWSTVVVEVFSPSLINAASIHAIPLPNEDIRRGTPSVPWDERVRRIAHSLASVRPSFPLSVRDSFALTFIDGLSACEGQFMEAVYASGRFPVLFVGGSAGGKLDYRHTYLFDGSRVIEDHAIVIFVKVAPGMAYSVLKSHNFRKTGVSFVVVDADPDRRTVSLVQDTQSGRILPLVDYLTMLLGVPPGELDDRLTGYSFGIELEGELFIRAVREIDPDNRVMTFFCDISPGDELFLLEAVDFIETTRRAFDDFLLGKPRPVVAILNDCILRRIGNSCELDGLSSRWSFPMAGFSTFGEIFGININQTLTAIVFFEDSDGHFRDAFIDNFPAIYAGFAQTRLHRLMTLNRLLIRAADQMNKMTVGELPINPLLGKYPDEIGYLANAFHRLMEKLLNNQKEMAQIIEFLPDPTFVLDQEQKVVFWNKAMEQLTGTKKEDMIGQGDYAYAVPLYRERRPILIDAIFLPDVEPDERYRNAHRVDNTIYTETYIPHMNRNAGAYLWIAAAPLFDSSGRRIGAIEVIRDITERKHAEQALEKSLEEKNVLFRELQHRVKNNLNIIASLLNLSIPDLTDDHSIKIINDTVSRIHSISEIYTQLNDTGDPREVDLDDYIKKMALSLVDTLTVGNRRIDVNMKLDGIKLDIKRAVPLGLILNESMTNTVKYAYPDESTGVLNVELGKKGEYITLVVSDDGIGLPEAVKNGTSRGMGLQLMEMLTRQIKGELAINSGNGTSIGVTFKE comes from the coding sequence CCATCAATCAGGGCGAGCAGCTCTACTGCCCCACGGGTCAGTCCTGGTCTACGGTTGTCGTCGAAGTGTTTTCCCCTTCTTTGATCAATGCGGCCAGCATTCACGCCATTCCTCTGCCCAATGAGGATATCCGTCGCGGGACGCCCTCTGTCCCGTGGGATGAAAGGGTCAGGCGAATCGCCCATTCGCTGGCCTCGGTCCGGCCCTCTTTTCCGCTCAGCGTCCGTGACAGCTTCGCGCTGACCTTCATTGACGGGTTATCGGCCTGCGAAGGCCAGTTCATGGAGGCGGTATACGCCAGCGGCCGCTTCCCGGTGCTCTTTGTGGGCGGTTCGGCCGGCGGCAAGCTGGATTACCGGCATACATACCTCTTTGACGGATCCCGGGTTATTGAAGACCACGCGATCGTGATTTTCGTGAAGGTCGCGCCCGGCATGGCCTACAGCGTTCTCAAGTCGCATAATTTCCGCAAGACCGGCGTTTCATTTGTTGTCGTGGACGCCGATCCTGACCGGCGTACCGTATCCCTGGTCCAGGACACGCAATCCGGCCGCATCTTACCTCTGGTGGATTATTTGACCATGCTGCTGGGCGTGCCGCCCGGGGAGCTGGATGATAGGCTGACCGGATATTCCTTCGGTATCGAGCTGGAGGGGGAATTATTCATACGGGCCGTTAGAGAAATAGATCCGGACAATAGAGTAATGACGTTTTTTTGCGACATAAGCCCCGGTGATGAGCTTTTCTTGCTGGAGGCCGTGGATTTCATTGAAACCACGCGCCGCGCCTTTGACGATTTTTTGCTGGGCAAACCCCGACCGGTTGTGGCGATCCTGAACGACTGCATCCTGCGCCGCATTGGCAACTCTTGCGAGCTCGACGGTCTCTCCTCCCGCTGGTCGTTTCCCATGGCCGGTTTTTCGACCTTCGGCGAGATCTTCGGCATCAATATCAATCAAACATTGACCGCCATAGTATTCTTCGAGGACAGTGACGGCCATTTTCGTGACGCCTTCATAGATAATTTCCCTGCCATCTATGCGGGCTTCGCCCAGACCAGGCTGCACCGCCTGATGACGCTGAACCGCCTGCTGATCCGGGCCGCCGACCAGATGAACAAGATGACCGTGGGGGAGTTGCCCATTAATCCGCTCCTGGGCAAATACCCGGATGAGATCGGCTACCTTGCCAACGCCTTTCATCGCTTGATGGAGAAGCTGCTGAACAATCAAAAAGAGATGGCCCAGATCATCGAGTTTCTTCCGGATCCGACCTTTGTCCTAGACCAGGAGCAGAAAGTGGTCTTCTGGAACAAGGCCATGGAACAATTGACCGGAACGAAGAAGGAGGATATGATCGGACAGGGCGATTACGCATACGCCGTTCCTTTGTACCGGGAAAGGCGGCCGATTCTGATCGATGCCATTTTTCTTCCCGACGTCGAGCCGGATGAACGGTATAGGAACGCCCATCGTGTCGATAATACCATCTATACGGAAACGTATATTCCCCACATGAACCGGAATGCCGGCGCATACCTCTGGATAGCGGCGGCCCCGTTGTTCGATTCAAGCGGCCGGCGTATCGGGGCCATCGAGGTCATACGGGACATCACCGAACGAAAGCATGCCGAGCAGGCCCTGGAGAAATCGCTGGAGGAAAAGAATGTTCTTTTCAGAGAGCTCCAGCACCGGGTCAAGAATAATCTCAATATCATCGCGAGCCTTCTTAACCTTTCCATACCTGATTTGACCGATGACCATTCAATAAAGATCATCAATGACACGGTATCCAGAATACACTCCATTTCGGAAATATATACCCAGTTGAATGATACCGGCGATCCGCGGGAAGTTGATCTGGATGACTACATTAAAAAAATGGCCCTATCCCTTGTCGATACCCTGACCGTGGGAAACAGGCGTATTGACGTGAACATGAAGCTTGATGGCATCAAGCTTGACATCAAGCGCGCGGTACCGCTCGGGCTTATTTTAAATGAATCGATGACTAATACGGTGAAATATGCCTACCCTGATGAATCAACGGGAGTATTGAATGTCGAGCTCGGCAAAAAAGGGGAATATATCACCCTTGTCGTTTCAGATGACGGTATCGGATTGCCGGAGGCCGTGAAAAACGGCACATCAAGGGGAATGGGATTGCAGCTCATGGAGATGCTCACCAGGCAGATAAAAGGAGAGCTGGCAATCAATTCCGGGAATGGCACCTCCATAGGGGTGACATTTAAAGAGTGA
- a CDS encoding transcriptional repressor → MKTIRRKSRQRERICEFIRSRMDHPTAQHVYDALKKEMPSLSLGNVYRNISILVEEGRLTRREFGDGMEHYDAIPGLHYHFICDTCKTVTDFPMTVQDLITKKAREMTKSHISGHTIQFYGICDKCLKRKKK, encoded by the coding sequence ATGAAAACCATACGCCGCAAAAGCAGACAGCGCGAAAGGATTTGCGAGTTCATACGATCCCGCATGGATCATCCGACGGCGCAGCATGTCTATGACGCATTGAAAAAGGAAATGCCCTCCCTCAGCCTGGGCAATGTGTATCGCAATATCAGCATACTGGTCGAGGAAGGGCGTTTAACGCGCAGGGAGTTCGGCGACGGGATGGAGCATTATGACGCCATACCGGGATTGCATTATCACTTCATCTGCGATACATGCAAAACCGTTACTGATTTTCCCATGACTGTACAGGACCTGATAACGAAAAAGGCCCGGGAAATGACGAAGAGTCACATATCAGGCCATACCATACAGTTTTACGGCATTTGTGACAAATGCCTGAAACGAAAAAAGAAATAA
- the bfr gene encoding bacterioferritin, whose amino-acid sequence MKGNEKLIGALNALLADELTAINQYMVHSEMCDDWGYEKLHKHFEKRAIDEMKHAEKLIGRILFLEGTPTVSTLNKIMIGDKVDKQLANDHVAEEGAIKAYNEAIILAGEVKDFATRDFLQQILNDEDAHMDGIEELQSQIEQMSLQVFLTTQVKE is encoded by the coding sequence ATGAAAGGAAACGAGAAACTTATCGGCGCGCTCAATGCGCTCCTTGCGGACGAGCTGACGGCGATCAATCAGTACATGGTGCATTCGGAGATGTGCGACGACTGGGGATATGAGAAGCTCCACAAGCACTTCGAGAAGCGCGCCATAGACGAGATGAAGCACGCGGAAAAGCTCATCGGCCGCATCCTGTTCCTGGAGGGCACGCCGACGGTCAGTACGCTGAACAAGATCATGATCGGGGACAAGGTTGACAAGCAGCTGGCCAACGACCATGTCGCTGAGGAGGGGGCCATCAAGGCCTACAATGAGGCCATCATCCTCGCCGGCGAGGTGAAGGATTTCGCCACTCGCGATTTTCTCCAGCAGATATTGAACGATGAAGACGCCCACATGGACGGCATCGAGGAGCTGCAGAGCCAGATAGAGCAGATGTCGCTCCAGGTGTTTTTAACGACGCAGGTAAAAGAATAA
- the katG gene encoding catalase/peroxidase HPI: MTDMNNKPAGRGTSNRDWWPNQLRLEILRQHSSKSDPMDPGFNYAEEFKKLDLKALKKDLAALMTDSQEWWPADWGHYGGLMIRMAWHSAGTYRTSDGRGGGGTGNQRFAPLNSWPDNVNLDKARRLLWPVKKKYGKKISWADLMILAGNVALESMGFKTFGFGGGREDIWEPEEDVYWGTEDTWLGDKRYSGDRELENPLAAVQMGLIYVNPEGPNGEPIPAASAHDVRQTFARMAMNDEETVALVAGGHTFGKAHGAGDPKHVGPEPEAAPIEEQGLGWKSSYRSGKGGDTISSGIEGAWKPHPTRWDTGYLKVLFKYDWELLKSPAGAYIWLAKDVEDEDMVIDAHDPSKKVRPMMTTADLALKFDPVYEKIARRYLANPDEFADAFARAWFKLTHRDMGPRSRYLGPEVPAEELIWQDPIPVVNHALIDAKDIASLKEKILASGLSVGELVSTAWASASTFRGSDKRGGANGARIRLAPQKDWEVNQPAQLKKALQALEKIQGEFNKAQSGGKRVSLADLIVLGGCAGVEKAAKNAGHDVTVPFTPGRMDASQEQTDAGSFTVLEPKADGFRNYQKAKYAVSAEDLLVDRAQLLTLTAPEMTVLVGGMRVLNTNVGGTRHGVFTKRPEALTNDFFVNLLDMATEWKPAAKDDGVFEGHDRRTGELKWTGTRVDLVFGSNSQLRALAEVYACDDSQKKFVQDFIAAWSKVMDLDRFDVG; encoded by the coding sequence ATGACCGATATGAATAATAAACCGGCCGGCCGCGGCACATCGAACCGCGACTGGTGGCCCAACCAGCTGAGGCTGGAAATATTGCGCCAGCATTCTTCGAAGTCCGATCCGATGGACCCCGGCTTCAACTACGCGGAGGAATTCAAGAAGCTCGACCTTAAGGCCCTGAAAAAGGACCTGGCCGCGCTCATGACCGACTCGCAGGAATGGTGGCCCGCGGACTGGGGCCACTACGGCGGCCTCATGATACGCATGGCCTGGCACAGCGCCGGCACCTACCGCACCTCCGACGGCCGCGGCGGCGGCGGCACCGGCAACCAGCGCTTCGCGCCCCTCAACAGCTGGCCCGACAACGTCAACCTGGACAAGGCGCGGCGCCTCCTCTGGCCCGTTAAGAAAAAATACGGGAAGAAGATATCCTGGGCCGATCTCATGATCCTGGCCGGCAACGTCGCCCTGGAGTCGATGGGCTTCAAGACCTTCGGCTTCGGCGGCGGACGGGAGGATATATGGGAGCCCGAGGAAGACGTCTACTGGGGGACGGAAGATACCTGGCTCGGCGACAAGCGCTACAGCGGCGACCGCGAGCTGGAGAATCCCCTGGCGGCCGTGCAGATGGGACTGATCTATGTGAACCCCGAGGGCCCCAACGGAGAGCCGATACCGGCCGCTTCCGCCCATGATGTCCGCCAGACCTTCGCGCGCATGGCGATGAACGACGAAGAAACTGTCGCCCTCGTCGCCGGCGGACATACCTTCGGCAAGGCCCACGGCGCCGGAGACCCGAAGCATGTGGGCCCGGAGCCTGAAGCAGCGCCGATCGAGGAACAGGGCCTGGGATGGAAGAGCAGCTACAGGAGCGGCAAGGGGGGCGATACCATTTCGAGCGGGATCGAGGGCGCCTGGAAACCGCATCCCACCAGGTGGGACACGGGCTACCTGAAGGTCCTGTTCAAGTATGACTGGGAGCTTCTGAAAAGTCCGGCAGGGGCCTATATCTGGCTGGCGAAAGACGTGGAAGACGAGGACATGGTTATCGACGCCCATGATCCGTCCAAAAAAGTCCGCCCCATGATGACCACCGCCGACCTTGCCCTCAAGTTCGATCCTGTTTACGAGAAGATCGCCCGGCGCTACCTGGCGAATCCGGATGAATTCGCCGACGCCTTCGCCCGGGCCTGGTTCAAGCTGACCCACCGCGACATGGGGCCGCGCTCGCGCTACCTGGGCCCCGAGGTCCCGGCGGAAGAGCTCATCTGGCAGGACCCGATCCCGGTGGTCAACCACGCGCTGATCGACGCGAAGGACATCGCCTCGCTCAAGGAGAAGATACTGGCTTCGGGACTGTCGGTAGGGGAGCTGGTTTCGACCGCCTGGGCGTCGGCGTCAACGTTCCGCGGCTCCGACAAGCGCGGCGGCGCCAACGGCGCCCGCATCCGCCTGGCCCCGCAGAAGGACTGGGAGGTCAATCAGCCCGCACAGCTGAAAAAGGCGCTCCAGGCCCTTGAAAAAATCCAGGGCGAGTTCAACAAGGCTCAGTCGGGTGGGAAGAGGGTGTCGCTGGCCGACCTGATCGTCCTCGGCGGATGCGCCGGCGTCGAGAAGGCGGCGAAGAATGCCGGTCACGACGTAACGGTGCCCTTCACGCCGGGCCGCATGGACGCCTCGCAGGAGCAGACCGACGCGGGCTCCTTCACGGTGCTCGAGCCGAAGGCCGACGGTTTCCGCAACTACCAGAAGGCCAAATACGCAGTGTCGGCCGAGGATCTGCTGGTCGACCGGGCCCAGCTGCTGACCCTGACCGCGCCTGAGATGACGGTCCTCGTGGGCGGCATGCGCGTCCTGAACACCAATGTTGGAGGGACCAGGCACGGTGTCTTCACAAAACGGCCCGAGGCGCTCACCAATGACTTTTTCGTGAACCTCCTCGACATGGCCACGGAATGGAAGCCGGCCGCCAAGGACGACGGCGTGTTCGAAGGGCATGATCGCAGGACCGGCGAGCTCAAGTGGACCGGCACCCGGGTCGACCTGGTCTTCGGTTCGAACTCACAGCTCAGGGCCCTGGCGGAGGTCTACGCCTGCGATGACTCCCAGAAGAAGTTCGTGCAGGATTTTATCGCGGCGTGGAGTAAGGTGATGGACCTGGACCGTTTCGACGTTGGCTGA
- a CDS encoding helix-turn-helix domain-containing protein gives MDIGPSLKKIRLKKEYTIKEVAERINVSVSLLSQIENDKITPSLQSLEELLRFYAVNFSDFFKQVEQKKYVYVSEADAETLTSRDHGIKLTLLASKLQNNALESFIVEINPGSTLEIAKLDETINGERIIYGISGSIAVNLDDETFTVGKGDSINFKSYVACTMVNSSADEARILVSGMPPLVL, from the coding sequence ATGGACATAGGCCCTTCGTTAAAAAAAATCAGGCTTAAAAAGGAATATACCATAAAAGAAGTAGCCGAGCGCATCAATGTCTCGGTCAGTCTTCTGTCCCAGATTGAAAATGATAAAATTACGCCTTCTTTACAGTCCCTTGAAGAATTGCTGAGGTTTTACGCGGTAAATTTTTCGGATTTTTTCAAGCAGGTAGAGCAGAAGAAGTATGTATACGTGAGCGAAGCCGACGCGGAAACGCTCACAAGCAGGGACCATGGCATCAAACTCACGCTGCTCGCCTCAAAATTACAAAATAACGCCCTTGAATCGTTCATTGTCGAAATCAATCCGGGCTCGACCCTGGAAATCGCGAAACTTGATGAAACCATAAACGGCGAGCGGATAATCTATGGAATATCGGGATCGATCGCGGTGAATCTCGACGATGAAACATTCACAGTCGGCAAAGGCGATTCAATCAATTTTAAGTCCTATGTGGCGTGCACAATGGTCAACAGCTCTGCTGATGAAGCAAGAATACTTGTTTCGGGAATGCCGCCGCTGGTTTTATAA
- the treS gene encoding maltose alpha-D-glucosyltransferase, with protein sequence MPDGVIDNTPWYKTAVLYELYVRGFQDSNRDGRGDFRGLISRLDYLVDLGIDCLWLMPIYPSPGRDDGYDIMDYYGVNPEYGTIEDFRNLLYEAHSRGLKVLGELVLNHTSDQHLWFLEAKKGPVSPYFNYYVWSDNPDKYREACIIFSDIETSNWAYCKENGLYYWHRFFYHQPDLNYENPRVREEMIRVIRFWLDMGLDGFRVDAVPYLFEKDSTNCENLPETHLFIKEIRTIIDRDYPGSVLLAEANQWPEDLVEYFGSGDEFHMAFNFPLMPRLFMALKLEHHGPIVDIMKRLPQIPDTCQWAMFLRNHDEMTLEMVTDEERDYMFHTYAEDKQMRINKGIRRRLAPLLGNDRKKIELLYAILLTLPGTPVIYYGDEIGMGDNIYLGDRNGVRTPMHWNDNKNAGFSEAQPSRLYAPVITDPVYNYNSVNAEEDMNNSNSLFNWLKNIIHIRKTFPVFGTGTIEFLYPDNKKILVYMIRQDDIRMLCVFNLSPSAQPVEIDLSFLNNYVPIEIIGGTIFPTIGELPYLLTPNGYGYYIFHIME encoded by the coding sequence ATGCCGGACGGAGTTATCGACAACACGCCGTGGTACAAGACCGCCGTATTATATGAACTGTATGTCCGCGGATTCCAGGACAGCAACCGGGACGGCAGGGGAGACTTTCGCGGCTTGATATCACGCCTTGATTATCTCGTTGACCTCGGAATCGACTGCTTGTGGCTCATGCCCATTTACCCCTCTCCCGGGAGGGACGACGGGTATGATATCATGGACTACTACGGCGTGAATCCTGAATATGGCACCATTGAGGACTTCCGGAACCTCCTGTATGAAGCGCATAGCAGGGGTCTGAAAGTTCTTGGAGAACTGGTCCTCAATCACACCTCAGATCAGCACCTATGGTTCCTTGAGGCGAAAAAGGGGCCCGTTTCACCCTATTTCAATTACTACGTATGGTCGGATAACCCTGACAAGTATAGGGAAGCCTGCATTATCTTTTCAGATATTGAAACATCCAACTGGGCCTATTGCAAGGAAAATGGATTGTACTACTGGCACCGCTTCTTCTACCACCAGCCGGACCTCAATTACGAAAATCCCCGGGTGCGCGAAGAGATGATACGAGTTATCAGGTTCTGGCTGGATATGGGCCTTGACGGTTTTCGAGTTGATGCCGTGCCGTATCTTTTTGAAAAAGACAGCACCAATTGTGAAAACCTACCGGAAACACACCTTTTTATAAAAGAGATAAGGACTATCATCGACCGGGATTATCCCGGCTCAGTATTACTGGCTGAAGCAAACCAATGGCCGGAAGATCTTGTTGAATACTTCGGAAGCGGCGATGAATTCCACATGGCTTTCAATTTCCCCCTCATGCCGCGCCTTTTCATGGCTTTGAAACTCGAGCATCACGGTCCCATTGTTGATATCATGAAGCGGCTTCCGCAAATTCCCGATACCTGCCAGTGGGCCATGTTCCTCCGGAATCACGATGAAATGACCCTTGAAATGGTTACTGATGAAGAACGTGACTACATGTTTCACACGTACGCCGAAGACAAACAAATGCGTATTAACAAGGGAATCCGGCGGCGCCTGGCACCTCTTCTGGGCAATGATAGAAAAAAAATAGAGTTATTATATGCAATTTTATTAACCCTTCCCGGTACTCCCGTAATCTATTATGGCGATGAAATCGGCATGGGGGATAACATCTATCTTGGCGACAGGAACGGCGTCAGAACACCGATGCATTGGAATGACAATAAAAACGCGGGGTTTTCCGAAGCGCAGCCGTCTCGATTATACGCTCCGGTAATAACCGATCCGGTTTATAATTACAACTCGGTCAATGCCGAGGAGGACATGAATAACTCAAATTCGCTCTTTAACTGGCTTAAAAACATCATCCATATCAGGAAAACATTCCCGGTGTTCGGTACCGGAACAATCGAATTTCTCTATCCCGACAACAAAAAAATTCTTGTCTACATGATCAGACAAGATGACATACGAATGCTCTGCGTATTCAACCTTTCACCGTCGGCGCAGCCCGTCGAAATTGATCTATCGTTTTTAAACAACTATGTTCCGATTGAAATTATCGGAGGGACCATTTTCCCGACAATCGGGGAATTGCCATACCTTCTTACACCGAACGGTTACGGATACTATATATTTCATATAATGGAATAA
- a CDS encoding bifunctional alpha,alpha-trehalose-phosphate synthase (UDP-forming)/trehalose-phosphatase, producing the protein MSKLILAANRLPVTVEIKKSGEPAFSPSVGGLATGMSSLSKKYSCLWAGYSGIPLESIEQAKSDHIKNILIDKYNAYPVPLTDQNIELYYNGFANKTIWPLFHYFPYFTSFNEETWKSYMEVNNKFFDTLKQVYEPGDIIWVHDYHLMLLPGIIRQNIPDATIGFFLHIPFPSYEVFRLLPWRKELLTGLMGSDLIGFHTFGYVRHFLSSVQRLIGIDHSMGQMTIENRMVKCDTFPMGIDYQRYSDYMHNKKIVKEITGFKKSMTGKKLILSMDRLDFTKGIIERLNSFERFLDKYTEYHGRVQMIIVTVPSRIQVDTYIKLRKTINEHVGRINGKYNTLSWSPIQYLYRSLPFEMIMTLYHCSDVCLVTPLRDGMNLVAKEYVAARINNDGVLILSEMAGVSEELGEALIVNPNNSEEVADAIASALSMPEDEKHRRMQIMQRRLQRNDVIQWSSSFIEKLSNMKKIEEVYMAKSINNANLGAILDAYRSSHSRLLLLDYDGTLVTFTDRPDLAVPDPDLISLLSGLTSDIKNTVAIISGRNFEFLERYFSGMHLSLIAEHGAWIKLNGDGWKTISNLDTQWKNEIRPILESYCDRTPRTFIEEKEFSLAWHYRRADAELASMRAMELKGNLLHMIANHNLGIMEGNKVLEIKSLEINKGKIANFLLSAKDYDFILAIGDDVTDEDLFSAIPDSGFSIKVGYSQSKARYYISRTATVRQVLKEFGKVH; encoded by the coding sequence ATGTCAAAATTAATATTAGCCGCCAACCGGCTTCCGGTTACGGTCGAAATTAAAAAAAGCGGCGAACCTGCCTTTAGTCCAAGCGTTGGCGGTCTCGCTACCGGCATGTCGTCATTATCGAAAAAATATTCCTGCCTATGGGCCGGCTATTCCGGGATTCCCTTAGAAAGCATCGAGCAAGCTAAATCAGATCATATTAAGAATATCCTTATTGATAAATATAATGCATATCCCGTGCCTTTAACGGATCAGAACATCGAATTATATTATAATGGATTTGCCAATAAGACAATTTGGCCGCTGTTCCATTATTTCCCCTATTTCACAAGTTTCAATGAAGAAACATGGAAGTCATACATGGAGGTGAACAACAAGTTCTTTGATACTTTGAAACAGGTCTACGAACCGGGAGACATTATCTGGGTGCACGACTACCATCTCATGCTGCTGCCGGGAATCATCAGGCAGAATATCCCCGATGCGACAATCGGTTTTTTCCTTCATATTCCCTTCCCTTCATATGAGGTTTTTCGTCTGCTGCCATGGCGTAAGGAGCTACTCACTGGCCTCATGGGAAGCGATCTGATCGGATTTCATACATTCGGATATGTCCGGCATTTTTTAAGCAGCGTCCAGCGCCTTATAGGGATTGATCATTCCATGGGGCAGATGACTATAGAAAACCGCATGGTTAAATGCGACACATTCCCGATGGGAATTGATTACCAGCGATATTCGGATTACATGCACAACAAGAAAATCGTGAAGGAAATTACCGGCTTCAAGAAAAGCATGACCGGTAAAAAATTGATCCTTTCAATGGACCGGCTTGATTTCACCAAGGGGATCATAGAGCGACTCAATTCCTTTGAGCGCTTTCTTGATAAATACACTGAATACCACGGCAGGGTCCAGATGATAATCGTAACCGTACCATCGCGGATCCAGGTCGACACTTACATCAAGCTCAGGAAAACCATCAACGAGCATGTCGGCAGGATCAACGGGAAATACAACACCCTCAGCTGGTCGCCGATACAATACCTATACCGGTCACTTCCCTTTGAAATGATAATGACCCTGTATCACTGTTCGGACGTCTGCCTTGTCACCCCCCTTCGCGACGGAATGAACCTGGTGGCCAAGGAATACGTTGCCGCCCGTATCAACAATGACGGCGTTCTCATCCTCAGCGAGATGGCCGGCGTGTCCGAAGAGCTGGGCGAGGCGCTGATCGTCAACCCCAACAACAGCGAGGAAGTTGCCGATGCGATTGCTTCTGCACTTTCCATGCCAGAAGATGAAAAGCACCGCCGGATGCAGATCATGCAACGAAGGCTGCAGAGAAACGACGTGATTCAATGGTCTTCCTCCTTCATTGAGAAGCTGTCGAACATGAAGAAAATTGAAGAAGTATATATGGCAAAAAGCATAAATAACGCCAATCTGGGTGCGATTCTTGATGCATATCGGAGCAGCCATTCCCGATTATTGCTGCTCGATTATGATGGGACCCTGGTTACCTTCACCGACAGGCCCGATTTGGCCGTGCCGGATCCGGATCTTATCTCGCTTTTATCGGGACTAACCTCTGACATCAAAAATACCGTGGCAATAATCAGCGGCCGCAACTTTGAATTCCTGGAACGATATTTCAGCGGCATGCATCTGTCTTTGATAGCCGAGCATGGGGCCTGGATAAAGCTCAACGGCGACGGGTGGAAGACGATTTCGAACCTGGATACGCAATGGAAAAATGAAATAAGGCCAATTCTCGAATCCTATTGTGACCGGACTCCCCGTACTTTCATCGAAGAAAAGGAATTCTCTCTGGCATGGCACTACCGTCGAGCCGATGCCGAACTCGCCTCCATGCGGGCCATGGAACTAAAGGGGAACCTCCTGCACATGATAGCCAACCACAATCTCGGCATCATGGAAGGCAACAAGGTACTTGAAATAAAAAGTCTCGAGATAAACAAGGGTAAAATTGCCAATTTCCTGTTATCTGCCAAAGATTATGATTTTATACTGGCAATCGGTGATGATGTAACAGACGAAGATCTTTTCTCGGCAATTCCAGATAGCGGCTTCAGCATCAAGGTCGGATATAGCCAGTCAAAAGCAAGATACTATATAAGCAGAACTGCAACGGTGCGGCAGGTATTAAAGGAATTCGGGAAGGTTCATTGA
- a CDS encoding diguanylate cyclase has product MFDINKNIRSKIFDKPNFFITAIGFILVLLLGFIDSLIDIRISFSIFYVLPVVLVTWYAGIKIGILFSILSSVMWFIAAIFSHKHEIPFTIVAWNSIVRLGFFIIISSVLHYFKVEREKARIDFLTRISNRRHFEEVLTNEIQRSDRYNHPLTIVYMDVDNFKAINDNLGHRAGDKILTTISSIINSNIRSTDFIARLGGDEFAFLLVETNENEAKNFIKKVQHELLMSMEAHAFPVTFSFGIVTFYTFTRNIREMMHIADTCMYHSKKAGKNRISLKVAR; this is encoded by the coding sequence ATGTTTGATATTAATAAAAATATTCGTAGCAAGATATTCGATAAACCAAATTTCTTTATAACTGCGATAGGATTCATTCTCGTATTGCTTTTAGGCTTTATAGATTCACTAATCGATATCCGTATAAGCTTTTCGATATTTTACGTTCTCCCGGTTGTTCTTGTCACATGGTATGCCGGAATCAAGATTGGAATTCTATTTTCAATTCTAAGCTCTGTGATGTGGTTCATTGCAGCGATTTTTTCACATAAACATGAAATTCCCTTTACCATTGTAGCATGGAATTCAATCGTACGCCTCGGCTTTTTTATCATCATTTCTTCAGTTCTTCATTACTTTAAAGTAGAAAGAGAAAAAGCGCGGATCGATTTTTTAACGAGGATATCAAACAGGCGACATTTCGAGGAAGTACTTACAAATGAAATCCAACGCAGCGACAGGTACAATCACCCGCTCACCATTGTCTACATGGATGTGGATAATTTCAAGGCCATCAATGATAATCTCGGGCACCGGGCTGGGGATAAAATTCTGACAACAATCTCTTCCATTATAAACAGCAATATTCGTTCTACTGATTTTATCGCTCGTCTTGGCGGTGACGAATTTGCATTCCTCCTTGTTGAAACAAACGAGAATGAAGCGAAAAATTTTATTAAAAAGGTTCAACACGAATTGCTCATGTCAATGGAAGCTCATGCTTTTCCCGTAACTTTCAGCTTTGGCATTGTGACATTTTATACTTTCACGAGGAACATCAGGGAGATGATGCACATCGCAGACACATGCATGTATCATTCAAAAAAAGCAGGCAAAAATAGAATCAGCCTAAAAGTGGCAAGGTAA